One Gossypium raimondii isolate GPD5lz chromosome 3, ASM2569854v1, whole genome shotgun sequence genomic window carries:
- the LOC105793765 gene encoding B3 domain-containing protein Os11g0197600 isoform X2 has translation MSKPRRPHFLNVFSSTSSANSLRIPVGFNRNLEGRVSASVLLKGPSGYSWNVKLVQRNDDLLFDEGWADFVADHSLECGDFLVFRYDGDLVFEVKVFDQSSCEKEVAFHCKCSQAGSVFNGILGQKRYREEEDVSLDQDCEELLKRIRQSSSESVRDEEHCGRELILATTSCQGLTSCDENHDGTILKITGKEDDLNLHGSGCIQMIGEFEEKKVAQSFNSCFPFFVRIMKRFNVSGSYTLNIPYQFAMEHLPNCKTELVLQNLKGACWTVNSVPTTRVHTSHTLCGGWLSFVRSNEIKAGDICIFELVHKFEFRVHILRVGQEDLDRQSRKAVLDRSDSTLLKKLVKNTSKVHSKLKKVQICDNKGSKVLDKWKYGNAAKKSASFVLCSLSRSGTEKQAISGLRMMMTVDEEKAARSFASRFPSFVRIMRKFNISGSYTLKIPYKFSKEHLPYCKTQVVLRNLQGKCWTVNSLPDSKGRAVHTFCGGWMAFVRDNEIKIGDICIFELVNNYEMRVHISGPGRKGLDRQHTSL, from the exons ATGTCGAAACCGAGGCGACCGCATTTTCTCAATGTCTTCTCCTCTACTTCAAGTGCTAACAGCCTG AGAATTCCAGTGGGATTTAATAGAAACTTGGAGGGAAGAGTTTCTGCGTCAGTTTTGTTAAAAGGACCAAGTGGGTATAGTTGGAATGTTAAATTAGTTCAAAGAAATGATGACTTATTATTTGATGAAGGATGGGCTGATTTCGTCGCAGACCATAGCCTAGAATGTGgtgattttttggtttttaggtATGATGGTGACTTGGTTTTCGAGGTCAAAGTGTTTGATCAAAGCAGTTGCGAGAAAGAAGTTGCTTTTCATTGTAAATGCAGTCAAGCTGGTAGCGTGTTTAATGGAATTTTGGGGCAGAAGAGATATAGGGAGGAGGAGGATGTTTCATTGGATCAAGATTGTGAAGAGTTGTTAAAGAGAATCAGACAGAGTTCTTCGGAGTCCGTTCGTGATGAAGAACATTGTGGGCGTGAGCTGATTCTTGCTACCACAAGTTGTCAAGGATTAACTTCCTGTGATGAAAATCATG ATGGAACCATCCTGAAAATAACTGGCAAAGAAGATGACTTGAACCTTCATGGCAGTGGCTGTATACAGATGATAGGAGAATTTGAAGAGAAGAAAGTGGCTCAGTCTTTTAACTCATGTTTCCCCTTTTTTGTAAGAATTATGAAAAGATTCAATGTCAGTGGCTCTTATACATTG AATATTCCATATCAGTTTGCAATGGAACATCTTCCAAACTGCAAGACTGAGCTCGTGCTTCAGAATCTGAAAGGAGCTTGTTGGACGGTGAATTCTGTGCCTACAACAAGAGTGCATACAAGTCATACTTTATGTGGTGGATGGTTGAGCTTTGTCCGTAGTAATGAGATAAAGGCCGGAGACATTTGTATTTTTGAATTGGTGCACAAATTTGAATTCCGTGTGCATATTCTTCGGGTTGGACAGGAAGACTTGGACAGGCAAAGCAGAAAAGCAGTCCTGGACAGGTCTGATTCCACTTTACTGAAGAAACTTGTAAAGAACACTTCAAAGGTCCActcaaaattgaaaaaggttCAAATCTGTGATAACAAAGGGTCTAAGGTGCTTGACAAATGGAAATATGGTAATGCAGCAAAAAAATCTGCCAGTTTTGTGCTCTGCTCTTTGTCAAGGTCAGGCACTGAAAAGCAAG CTATTAGTGGTTTGAGAATGATGATGACAGTTGATGAAGAAAAAGCTGCTAGGTCTTTTGCTTCTCGCTTTCCTAGTTTTGTGAGAATTATGAGAAAGTTCAACATCAGTGGTTCGTATACTTTG AAAATACCGTATAAGTTTTCAAAGGAGCATCTACCCTACTGCAAAACACAAGTAGTGCTTCGTAATTTGCAAGGCAAGTGTTGGACCGTAAATTCTCTCCCAGATTCAAAAGGTCGAGCTGTGCATACCTTCTGTGGAGGATGGATGGCCTTTGTTCGTGATAATGAGATAAAGATTGGTGATATCTGCATATTTGAACTTGTCAACAATTATGAAATGCGTGTGCATATATCTGGGCCGGGAAGAAAAGGGCTAGATCGCCAACACACTTCTTTGTAA
- the LOC105793765 gene encoding B3 domain-containing protein Os11g0197600 isoform X1 has translation MSKPRRPHFLNVFSSTSSANSLRIPVGFNRNLEGRVSASVLLKGPSGYSWNVKLVQRNDDLLFDEGWADFVADHSLECGDFLVFRYDGDLVFEVKVFDQSSCEKEVAFHCKCSQAGSVFNGILGQKRYREEEDVSLDQDCEELLKRIRQSSSESVRDEEHCGRELILATTSCQGLTSCDENHDGTILKITGKEDDLNLHGSGCIQMIGEFEEKKVAQSFNSCFPFFVRIMKRFNVSGSYTLNIPYQFAMEHLPNCKTELVLQNLKGACWTVNSVPTTRVHTSHTLCGGWLSFVRSNEIKAGDICIFELVHKFEFRVHILRVGQEDLDRQSRKAVLDRSDSTLLKKLVKNTSKVHSKLKKVQICDNKGSKVLDKWKYGNAAKKSASFVLCSLSRSGTEKQEAAISGLRMMMTVDEEKAARSFASRFPSFVRIMRKFNISGSYTLKIPYKFSKEHLPYCKTQVVLRNLQGKCWTVNSLPDSKGRAVHTFCGGWMAFVRDNEIKIGDICIFELVNNYEMRVHISGPGRKGLDRQHTSL, from the exons ATGTCGAAACCGAGGCGACCGCATTTTCTCAATGTCTTCTCCTCTACTTCAAGTGCTAACAGCCTG AGAATTCCAGTGGGATTTAATAGAAACTTGGAGGGAAGAGTTTCTGCGTCAGTTTTGTTAAAAGGACCAAGTGGGTATAGTTGGAATGTTAAATTAGTTCAAAGAAATGATGACTTATTATTTGATGAAGGATGGGCTGATTTCGTCGCAGACCATAGCCTAGAATGTGgtgattttttggtttttaggtATGATGGTGACTTGGTTTTCGAGGTCAAAGTGTTTGATCAAAGCAGTTGCGAGAAAGAAGTTGCTTTTCATTGTAAATGCAGTCAAGCTGGTAGCGTGTTTAATGGAATTTTGGGGCAGAAGAGATATAGGGAGGAGGAGGATGTTTCATTGGATCAAGATTGTGAAGAGTTGTTAAAGAGAATCAGACAGAGTTCTTCGGAGTCCGTTCGTGATGAAGAACATTGTGGGCGTGAGCTGATTCTTGCTACCACAAGTTGTCAAGGATTAACTTCCTGTGATGAAAATCATG ATGGAACCATCCTGAAAATAACTGGCAAAGAAGATGACTTGAACCTTCATGGCAGTGGCTGTATACAGATGATAGGAGAATTTGAAGAGAAGAAAGTGGCTCAGTCTTTTAACTCATGTTTCCCCTTTTTTGTAAGAATTATGAAAAGATTCAATGTCAGTGGCTCTTATACATTG AATATTCCATATCAGTTTGCAATGGAACATCTTCCAAACTGCAAGACTGAGCTCGTGCTTCAGAATCTGAAAGGAGCTTGTTGGACGGTGAATTCTGTGCCTACAACAAGAGTGCATACAAGTCATACTTTATGTGGTGGATGGTTGAGCTTTGTCCGTAGTAATGAGATAAAGGCCGGAGACATTTGTATTTTTGAATTGGTGCACAAATTTGAATTCCGTGTGCATATTCTTCGGGTTGGACAGGAAGACTTGGACAGGCAAAGCAGAAAAGCAGTCCTGGACAGGTCTGATTCCACTTTACTGAAGAAACTTGTAAAGAACACTTCAAAGGTCCActcaaaattgaaaaaggttCAAATCTGTGATAACAAAGGGTCTAAGGTGCTTGACAAATGGAAATATGGTAATGCAGCAAAAAAATCTGCCAGTTTTGTGCTCTGCTCTTTGTCAAGGTCAGGCACTGAAAAGCAAG AAGCAGCTATTAGTGGTTTGAGAATGATGATGACAGTTGATGAAGAAAAAGCTGCTAGGTCTTTTGCTTCTCGCTTTCCTAGTTTTGTGAGAATTATGAGAAAGTTCAACATCAGTGGTTCGTATACTTTG AAAATACCGTATAAGTTTTCAAAGGAGCATCTACCCTACTGCAAAACACAAGTAGTGCTTCGTAATTTGCAAGGCAAGTGTTGGACCGTAAATTCTCTCCCAGATTCAAAAGGTCGAGCTGTGCATACCTTCTGTGGAGGATGGATGGCCTTTGTTCGTGATAATGAGATAAAGATTGGTGATATCTGCATATTTGAACTTGTCAACAATTATGAAATGCGTGTGCATATATCTGGGCCGGGAAGAAAAGGGCTAGATCGCCAACACACTTCTTTGTAA